Proteins found in one Candidatus Stygibacter australis genomic segment:
- a CDS encoding crossover junction endodeoxyribonuclease RuvC → MIILGIDPGTLHCGYGILETERRQILSAGCDVISVNPKLELVERVTLIYDGLKKVLLEYQPDMAAVETIF, encoded by the coding sequence GTGATAATACTGGGAATTGACCCTGGCACACTGCATTGTGGTTATGGCATTCTGGAAACGGAAAGACGCCAGATCTTATCAGCAGGTTGTGACGTGATCTCTGTGAATCCTAAATTGGAATTAGTTGAGCGGGTCACTTTGATCTATGACGGCTTAAAAAAGGTGCTGCTGGAATATCAGCCCGACATGGCAGCAGTGGAAACAATTTTTT